In Populus nigra chromosome 1, ddPopNigr1.1, whole genome shotgun sequence, one genomic interval encodes:
- the LOC133701805 gene encoding transcription factor MYB59-like isoform X2, producing MMQDEIRKGPWTEKEDILLINFVHLFGDRRWDFIAKVSGLNRTGKSCRLRWVNYLHPGLKRGKMTPQEERLVLELHAKWGNRWSRIARKLPGRTDNEIKNYWRTHMRKKAQERKGAMSPSLSSSNCSSSSNTTTVNSSPLPRTGETSFYDTGGLEQVALAGKNGEAVQGGEKGYSMDDIWKDIENTIEPVCDGFSEKGCNFSCPSLASPSWDYCPDTLWSFGEEEGKIFLPYDDGTTILTG from the exons ATGATGCAAGACGAGATCCGAAAGGGTCCATGGACAGAAAAGGAGGACATACTACTGATCAACTTTGTGCACTTATTTGGAGATCGACGATGGGATTTTATAGCAAAAGTATCAG GTTTGAACAGGACAGGAAAAAGTTGCAGGTTGCGATGGGTTAATTATCTCCACCCTGGTCTTAAAAGAGGGAAGATGACACCTCAGGAAGAAAGACTTGTGCTGGAACTTCACGCCAAATGGGGAAATAG ATGGTCAAGAATTGCTCGCAAATTACCTGGACGTACTGATAATGAAATAAAGAACTATTGGAGGACTCATATGCGGAAGAAGGCTCAGGAGAGGAAAGGGGCCATGTCTCCTTCACTGTCATCTTCAAACTGTTCCTCTTCATCCAATACCACTACAGTGAATTCATCACCTCTTCCACGAACTGGAGAAACAAGTTTCTATGACACAGGAGGGCTCGAACAAGTTGCTTTAGCAGGAAAAAATGGTGAGGCAGTGCAAGGAGGTGAGAAGGGATACTCGATGGATGACATATGGAAAGACATTGAAAACACTATTGAACCAGTTTGTGATGGGTTTAGTGAAAAAGGTTGCAATTTTTCTTGTCCTTCGTTGGCTTCGCCGTCATGGGACTATTGCCCAGACACCCTTTGGAGTTTCGGTGAAGAAGAGGGCAAGATATTTCTCCCTTACGACGATGGGACAACGATTTTGACTGGCTAA
- the LOC133701805 gene encoding transcription factor MYB48-like isoform X1 has translation MDRKGGHTTDQLCALIWRSTMGFYSKSIRFEGGGRHVIGLNRTGKSCRLRWVNYLHPGLKRGKMTPQEERLVLELHAKWGNRWSRIARKLPGRTDNEIKNYWRTHMRKKAQERKGAMSPSLSSSNCSSSSNTTTVNSSPLPRTGETSFYDTGGLEQVALAGKNGEAVQGGEKGYSMDDIWKDIENTIEPVCDGFSEKGCNFSCPSLASPSWDYCPDTLWSFGEEEGKIFLPYDDGTTILTG, from the exons ATGGACAGAAAAGGAGGACATACTACTGATCAACTTTGTGCACTTATTTGGAGATCGACGATGGGATTTTATAGCAAAAGTATCAGGTTTGAAGGTGGCGGGAGACACGTAATAG GTTTGAACAGGACAGGAAAAAGTTGCAGGTTGCGATGGGTTAATTATCTCCACCCTGGTCTTAAAAGAGGGAAGATGACACCTCAGGAAGAAAGACTTGTGCTGGAACTTCACGCCAAATGGGGAAATAG ATGGTCAAGAATTGCTCGCAAATTACCTGGACGTACTGATAATGAAATAAAGAACTATTGGAGGACTCATATGCGGAAGAAGGCTCAGGAGAGGAAAGGGGCCATGTCTCCTTCACTGTCATCTTCAAACTGTTCCTCTTCATCCAATACCACTACAGTGAATTCATCACCTCTTCCACGAACTGGAGAAACAAGTTTCTATGACACAGGAGGGCTCGAACAAGTTGCTTTAGCAGGAAAAAATGGTGAGGCAGTGCAAGGAGGTGAGAAGGGATACTCGATGGATGACATATGGAAAGACATTGAAAACACTATTGAACCAGTTTGTGATGGGTTTAGTGAAAAAGGTTGCAATTTTTCTTGTCCTTCGTTGGCTTCGCCGTCATGGGACTATTGCCCAGACACCCTTTGGAGTTTCGGTGAAGAAGAGGGCAAGATATTTCTCCCTTACGACGATGGGACAACGATTTTGACTGGCTAA